From Humisphaera borealis, the proteins below share one genomic window:
- a CDS encoding SIMPL domain-containing protein has protein sequence MSNTKFNIFLLVLFGAAMPAAVVLSTNLARSSFEKVKLRDQTITVKGYAERPISSDRAVFSAEIGAREKELTAAYTKLEADRAKVMAFLATKGFAGDQVQLGPVAIRTLYSRDAKGNPTNQIELHSVSQSVTIASATVKSIADAARDISTVIRDGVELSASPPQYSYTKLDDVKLQMIAEATGNARLRGEALVKNSNNRLGTLRSASQGVFQITPAFSTEISDSGVNDTSSIDKTIKATVTIEYAIE, from the coding sequence ATGTCCAATACCAAGTTCAATATCTTTCTGCTGGTCCTGTTCGGCGCGGCCATGCCCGCGGCGGTGGTGCTTTCGACAAACCTGGCCCGCAGCAGCTTCGAAAAGGTCAAGCTGCGTGATCAGACCATTACCGTGAAAGGGTACGCCGAGCGGCCGATCTCATCCGACCGCGCGGTGTTCTCCGCAGAAATCGGCGCCCGCGAGAAGGAACTCACTGCCGCGTACACCAAGCTCGAAGCCGACCGCGCCAAGGTCATGGCGTTCCTGGCGACCAAAGGGTTTGCCGGGGACCAGGTGCAACTCGGCCCCGTCGCCATTCGCACCCTCTACTCGCGCGACGCCAAGGGCAACCCCACCAATCAGATCGAACTGCACTCCGTCAGCCAGTCGGTGACGATCGCGTCGGCAACCGTCAAGTCGATCGCCGACGCCGCCCGCGACATCAGCACCGTCATCCGCGACGGCGTCGAGCTGTCGGCGTCTCCGCCGCAGTACAGCTACACCAAGCTCGATGACGTCAAACTTCAGATGATCGCCGAGGCCACCGGCAACGCCCGCCTGCGGGGCGAGGCACTGGTGAAGAATTCCAACAACCGCCTCGGGACGTTGCGCTCAGCCAGTCAGGGCGTGTTCCAGATCACGCCCGCTTTCTCGACCGAGATCTCCGATTCCGGCGTGAACGATACCTCGAGCATCGACAAGACGATCAAGGCGACCGTGACGATCGAATATGCCATCGAATGA
- a CDS encoding class I SAM-dependent rRNA methyltransferase — MSFIRTEQQEPVRLRLVRDRTRVLKQGYPWIFRDWLKDLPAAPVGSRAVVFDKDSKLLAFGMYDPAGPLAVRVCGVDGEKLNDDLVLAKLDAALELRHGLFDEKTTGFRLVGGEGDGLPGLTCDLYGDHAVLKLDGDAPSAFWNVDAVADWLAERLSIANVYLKFRSDAPTRGRAVRGKTPTAPVEFLENGKRFAANLVDGQKTGFFFDQRDNRARIGDLARGRTVLNLFSYTGGFSIYAGVNGATDVTSVDQAKPATEDARLNWRLNDLPEDAHHAVAADVFQFLEESRAAKRTWDLVIVDPPSFAPAARYVEKATQSYQTLFASALGVVAPGGIIALSSCSSHISSEMFFELSEVAVSRARRRATVLGVFGQPADHPFPLVCRELQYLKLILLQVR, encoded by the coding sequence ATGAGCTTTATTCGAACAGAACAACAGGAACCCGTTCGCCTTCGCCTGGTCCGTGATCGGACGCGGGTCCTTAAGCAGGGATACCCGTGGATCTTCCGCGACTGGCTGAAAGATTTGCCGGCAGCGCCGGTGGGCAGCCGGGCGGTGGTGTTTGACAAGGACAGCAAGCTGCTCGCGTTCGGGATGTATGACCCTGCCGGTCCGCTCGCCGTCCGGGTGTGCGGCGTGGACGGGGAGAAGCTCAACGACGACCTGGTGCTCGCCAAGCTCGATGCAGCTTTGGAGCTTCGCCATGGCCTGTTCGATGAAAAGACCACGGGCTTCAGGCTCGTCGGCGGCGAAGGGGACGGCCTGCCCGGCCTCACCTGCGACCTGTACGGCGATCACGCCGTGCTGAAACTGGACGGCGACGCGCCCTCGGCGTTCTGGAATGTGGATGCCGTCGCCGACTGGCTCGCCGAGCGACTTTCGATCGCCAACGTCTACTTGAAGTTCCGGTCCGATGCGCCGACGCGCGGCCGCGCCGTGCGCGGCAAGACGCCGACGGCGCCTGTTGAGTTCCTCGAAAACGGAAAGCGCTTTGCCGCCAACCTGGTGGACGGACAGAAGACCGGCTTTTTCTTCGACCAGCGCGACAACCGTGCCCGTATCGGCGACCTGGCCCGCGGGCGAACGGTGCTGAACCTCTTTTCCTACACCGGCGGATTCTCGATTTACGCCGGCGTCAACGGCGCTACAGACGTGACCAGTGTCGATCAGGCCAAGCCGGCGACGGAAGACGCCCGCCTGAACTGGCGATTGAACGATCTGCCCGAAGACGCTCACCACGCGGTTGCCGCCGACGTGTTCCAGTTCCTGGAAGAATCGCGCGCGGCGAAGCGAACGTGGGACCTGGTGATCGTCGATCCGCCGTCGTTCGCGCCGGCCGCCCGCTACGTGGAGAAGGCGACGCAAAGCTACCAGACCTTGTTTGCGTCGGCGTTGGGTGTGGTTGCGCCCGGCGGCATCATCGCGCTGTCGTCCTGCTCCAGCCATATCTCGTCGGAGATGTTCTTCGAACTGTCTGAGGTCGCGGTATCGCGAGCCCGGCGGCGGGCGACCGTCCTGGGCGTGTTCGGACAGCCGGCGGATCATCCGTTTCCGCTGGTCTGCCGCGAATTGCAGTATCTCAAGCTCATCCTGTTGCAGGTCCGCTGA
- a CDS encoding BaiN/RdsA family NAD(P)/FAD-dependent oxidoreductase: protein MDDPANNTETADLAIVGGGAAGLAAAIFAAEAAPPGRRIIVLDGAKTLGAKILVAGGGRCNVTHHQVRPQDFNGSQNIVRNVMSAFDVAATIRWFSDMGVELRQEETGKLFPVANTARAVLSALLERCRALNVVLQTSSRVTRIVAPDSAETTDATDRQFRIEHAQGVTYCSRVIVSTGGRSLPRSGSDGSGWDILRQMGHTVTPTYAALVPLVLDAKMFHATLAGVSQDVELTVTSGGKRIDRRTGSLLWTHIGISGPVVMDASRHWTVAKETGGEPTMKCNLLPGETFESIEQAMMKWTADRPRASMLTLLSTKLSERVAAAILAHVDVAPTTIASQLSRDARRTLAHAITGLVLPVAQHRGWNYAEVTAGGVPLNEIDYRTMESRKVPGLYLAGEVLDCDGRIGGFNFQWAWATGYLAGRAAASR from the coding sequence ATGGACGACCCGGCGAACAATACCGAGACGGCCGACCTAGCGATCGTTGGCGGCGGGGCGGCCGGGCTCGCCGCGGCAATCTTCGCCGCCGAGGCGGCCCCGCCCGGACGTCGCATCATCGTGCTTGACGGGGCCAAGACACTCGGCGCGAAGATCCTCGTCGCCGGCGGCGGGCGGTGTAATGTCACCCACCACCAGGTTCGGCCACAGGATTTCAACGGTTCTCAGAACATCGTGCGCAACGTGATGTCGGCGTTCGACGTGGCGGCAACCATCCGCTGGTTCTCCGACATGGGCGTGGAATTGCGGCAGGAAGAGACCGGCAAGCTTTTCCCGGTCGCCAATACCGCGCGGGCGGTGCTGTCGGCGCTGCTGGAACGATGCCGGGCTCTGAATGTCGTGCTGCAAACCTCCAGCCGGGTGACGCGCATCGTTGCGCCGGATTCCGCCGAGACCACCGATGCAACCGACCGCCAATTTCGTATCGAGCACGCACAGGGCGTGACGTACTGCTCGCGGGTCATCGTGAGCACCGGCGGGCGATCTCTGCCCCGCAGCGGCAGCGACGGCTCGGGATGGGACATTCTTCGGCAGATGGGTCACACTGTGACACCAACCTACGCCGCGCTGGTGCCGCTGGTGCTCGATGCGAAGATGTTTCACGCGACGCTGGCGGGCGTATCACAGGACGTGGAACTGACGGTGACGTCCGGCGGCAAACGCATCGACCGCCGGACGGGGAGTCTGCTCTGGACGCACATCGGCATCAGCGGCCCGGTGGTGATGGACGCCAGTCGCCACTGGACGGTGGCGAAGGAGACCGGCGGCGAGCCGACGATGAAGTGCAACCTGCTGCCTGGAGAGACCTTCGAGAGTATCGAGCAGGCGATGATGAAATGGACCGCCGACCGCCCGCGGGCGTCGATGCTGACACTGCTGTCCACCAAGCTGTCGGAGCGCGTTGCGGCGGCGATCCTCGCCCATGTCGATGTGGCCCCGACGACGATCGCCAGCCAGCTTTCCCGCGACGCCCGGCGGACGCTGGCCCATGCCATCACCGGCCTGGTGCTGCCGGTGGCGCAGCACCGCGGCTGGAACTACGCCGAGGTCACCGCCGGCGGCGTGCCGCTGAACGAAATCGACTATCGGACGATGGAATCGCGGAAGGTGCCCGGCTTGTACCTCGCCGGTGAGGTGCTCGACTGCGACGGCCGCATCGGCGGGTTCAATTTCCAATGGGCCTGGGCGACGGGGTACCTGGCCGGCCGAGCGGCGGCGAGCAGATGA
- a CDS encoding sugar phosphate isomerase/epimerase family protein → MILRNDGPSAGQSVSRRAFLGSAALLGAAAMLPRGAFGALADAPAAAKPNSVIDGVKIGCITYSYRGRIVTAEDTLAALLKSGLSETELMDGPIKAYTGIGGPAKKDPKAPAAAPTDADRAAQLAKCAELKKMYNDAGVNIHIHKTPFGKTDEDIEFNFQIAKALGCVAITTERNEELAKRVAPFAEKHKVYVAFHNHQNNFPSLDKPDPLLEIGKYIAFNLDIGHYVGGTNGKSPIPLIEKYHDRIINLHLKDKTNQGRNMSWGAGNTPIKEVLQLLKKEKWPIYADIELEYPVPEGSDSVTEVAKCLQYCREALA, encoded by the coding sequence ATGATTTTGCGAAATGACGGCCCATCGGCCGGCCAGTCTGTCAGCCGACGCGCGTTCCTGGGTTCTGCGGCACTGCTCGGCGCGGCGGCGATGCTGCCGCGCGGCGCGTTTGGTGCTCTCGCCGATGCGCCCGCCGCGGCCAAGCCCAACTCCGTCATCGACGGCGTCAAGATCGGCTGCATCACCTACAGCTATCGCGGCCGTATCGTCACCGCCGAGGACACGCTTGCCGCGCTGCTCAAGAGCGGCCTGAGCGAGACGGAACTGATGGACGGACCGATCAAGGCGTATACCGGCATCGGCGGACCCGCGAAGAAAGACCCCAAGGCCCCCGCCGCCGCTCCGACCGACGCCGACCGTGCCGCGCAGCTCGCCAAGTGCGCCGAGCTGAAGAAGATGTACAACGACGCCGGTGTGAACATCCACATCCACAAGACGCCGTTCGGCAAGACCGACGAAGACATCGAGTTCAACTTCCAGATCGCCAAGGCGCTGGGCTGCGTCGCGATCACCACCGAGCGCAACGAAGAACTCGCCAAGCGCGTCGCACCGTTCGCCGAGAAGCACAAGGTGTACGTGGCGTTCCACAACCACCAGAACAACTTCCCGTCGCTCGACAAGCCCGATCCGCTGCTTGAAATCGGCAAGTACATCGCCTTCAACCTCGACATCGGTCACTACGTCGGCGGTACCAATGGCAAGAGCCCGATCCCGCTGATCGAGAAGTACCACGACCGCATCATCAACCTGCACCTGAAGGACAAGACCAACCAGGGTCGGAACATGTCCTGGGGCGCGGGCAACACGCCGATCAAGGAAGTGCTGCAACTGCTGAAGAAGGAGAAGTGGCCGATTTACGCCGACATCGAGCTGGAATACCCGGTGCCGGAAGGCAGCGACTCGGTCACCGAAGTCGCCAAGTGCCTGCAGTACTGCCGGGAAGCGCTCGCGTAG